A window of the Kosakonia radicincitans DSM 16656 genome harbors these coding sequences:
- the malE gene encoding maltose/maltodextrin ABC transporter substrate-binding protein MalE, whose translation MKIKTGARILALSALATMMFSASALAKIEEGKLVIWINGDKGYNGLAEVGKKFEKDTGIKVTVEHPDKLEEKFPQVAATGDGPDIIFWAHDRFGGYAQSGLLAEVTPDKAFQDKLFPFTWDAVRYNGKLIAYPIAVESLSLIYNKDLVPNPPKTWEEIPALDKQLKAKGKSALMFNLQEPYFTWPLIAADGGYAFKYENGKYDVKDVGVDNAGAKAGLGFLVKLIKDKHMNADTDYSIAEAAFNKGETALTINGPWAWANIDKSKINYGVAPLPTFHGKPSKPFVGVLSAGINAASPNKELAKEFLENYLLTDAGLADVNKDKPLGAVALKSYQEELAKDPRIAATMANAKTGEIMPNIPQMAAFWYATRTAVINAVSDRQTVDAALKDAQGRITK comes from the coding sequence ATGAAAATCAAAACAGGCGCACGCATCCTCGCATTGTCCGCACTGGCGACGATGATGTTCTCCGCCTCTGCCCTCGCCAAAATCGAAGAAGGTAAGCTGGTTATCTGGATCAATGGCGATAAAGGCTATAACGGCCTTGCCGAAGTGGGTAAGAAATTCGAGAAAGACACCGGCATCAAAGTGACGGTTGAACATCCGGACAAGCTGGAAGAGAAATTCCCGCAGGTTGCCGCGACCGGCGATGGCCCGGACATTATCTTCTGGGCGCACGACCGCTTTGGCGGCTACGCGCAATCTGGCCTGCTGGCAGAAGTCACGCCGGACAAAGCCTTCCAGGACAAGCTGTTCCCCTTCACCTGGGACGCCGTGCGCTACAACGGCAAATTAATCGCTTACCCGATTGCTGTCGAATCGCTGTCGCTGATTTATAACAAAGACCTCGTACCGAACCCGCCAAAAACCTGGGAAGAGATCCCGGCGCTGGATAAACAGCTGAAAGCGAAAGGTAAGAGCGCGCTGATGTTTAACCTGCAAGAACCGTACTTCACCTGGCCGCTGATCGCTGCCGACGGCGGTTACGCGTTCAAGTATGAAAACGGCAAATACGATGTGAAAGATGTCGGCGTTGACAATGCAGGCGCGAAAGCGGGCCTCGGCTTCCTCGTCAAGCTGATCAAAGATAAACACATGAATGCCGACACGGATTACTCCATCGCTGAAGCGGCGTTCAACAAAGGCGAAACCGCGCTGACCATCAATGGTCCGTGGGCATGGGCCAACATTGATAAGAGCAAGATCAATTACGGCGTCGCACCGCTGCCAACCTTCCACGGTAAACCATCCAAACCGTTCGTCGGCGTGCTGAGCGCAGGCATTAACGCCGCCAGCCCGAACAAAGAACTGGCAAAAGAGTTCCTGGAAAACTACCTGCTGACCGATGCCGGTCTGGCGGATGTCAACAAGGACAAACCGCTGGGCGCCGTAGCGCTGAAATCGTACCAGGAAGAGTTAGCGAAAGATCCGCGCATTGCTGCCACCATGGCTAACGCAAAAACCGGTGAAATTATGCCGAACATCCCGCAGATGGCCGCCTTCTGGTATGCCACCCGCACTGCCGTTATCAATGCCGTGAGCGATCGTCAGACCGTTGATGCTGCACTGAAAGACGCGCAGGGTCGTATTACCAAGTAA
- the malF gene encoding maltose ABC transporter permease MalF, with amino-acid sequence MDVVKKRHWWQSPQLAWTVITLIGLLVAYLVVMMYAQGEYLFAITTLVLSSAGLYIFANRKTYAWRYVYPGMAGMGLFVLFPLICTIAIAFTNYSSTNQLTQERAQQVLLDRSFQAGKAYNFGLYPEGDEWRLALTDGDSGKNYLSDAFKPGGEQQLALKEVPALPTGERANLRVITQNRQALNQLTAILPDESKVIMSSLRQFSGTRPLYQLAQDGTLTNNQSGAKYRPNNDIGFYQAINADGSWGSEKLSPGYTVTIGWDNFTRVFTDEGIQKPFIEIFIWTVIFSILTVVLTVAVGMVLACVVQWESLKGKAIYRVLLILPYAVPSFISILIFKGLFNQSFGEINMMLSALFGIKPAWFSDPTTARAMIVIVNTWLGYPYMMILCMGLLKAIPDDLYEASAMDGAGPLQNFFRITFPLLIKPLTPLMIASFAFNFNNFVLIQLLTNGGPDRIGTTTPAGYTDLLVSYTYRIAFEGGGGQDFGLAAAIATLIFLLVGALAIVNLKATRMKFD; translated from the coding sequence ATGGATGTTGTAAAGAAGCGCCATTGGTGGCAAAGCCCACAGCTTGCCTGGACCGTCATTACCCTGATCGGGCTGCTGGTGGCATACCTTGTCGTTATGATGTATGCCCAGGGGGAATACCTTTTCGCCATTACCACGCTCGTGCTCAGTTCGGCGGGCCTGTATATTTTCGCCAACCGTAAAACCTACGCCTGGCGCTATGTTTATCCGGGCATGGCCGGGATGGGGCTGTTCGTCCTGTTCCCGCTGATTTGTACGATCGCCATCGCCTTTACCAACTACAGCAGTACCAACCAGTTAACGCAGGAACGCGCGCAGCAGGTGCTGCTCGATCGCTCCTTCCAGGCGGGAAAAGCCTACAACTTTGGTCTTTATCCGGAAGGGGATGAATGGCGGCTGGCGCTCACCGATGGCGACAGCGGCAAAAATTACCTCTCCGACGCCTTTAAACCTGGCGGTGAACAGCAACTGGCTCTGAAAGAGGTGCCAGCGTTGCCGACCGGTGAACGCGCTAATTTGCGTGTCATTACGCAAAATCGTCAGGCGCTGAACCAGCTTACCGCCATCCTGCCGGATGAGAGCAAAGTGATAATGAGCTCGCTGCGCCAGTTTTCCGGCACTCGCCCGCTCTACCAGCTCGCGCAGGACGGTACGCTGACCAACAACCAGAGCGGCGCCAAATACCGGCCAAATAACGACATCGGTTTCTACCAGGCGATTAATGCTGACGGTAGCTGGGGCAGCGAAAAACTCAGCCCTGGCTATACGGTGACCATCGGCTGGGATAACTTCACCCGCGTCTTTACCGATGAAGGTATCCAGAAACCGTTTATCGAGATCTTTATCTGGACGGTGATCTTCTCCATTCTCACGGTGGTGCTGACCGTCGCCGTCGGCATGGTGCTGGCCTGCGTTGTGCAGTGGGAGTCGCTGAAAGGCAAAGCGATTTACCGCGTGCTGCTGATTCTGCCTTACGCGGTGCCGTCGTTTATCTCGATCCTGATCTTTAAAGGGCTGTTTAACCAGAGCTTCGGTGAGATCAACATGATGCTGAGCGCGCTGTTCGGCATTAAACCGGCCTGGTTCAGCGATCCGACCACTGCCCGCGCGATGATCGTGATCGTTAACACCTGGCTTGGCTATCCCTACATGATGATCCTTTGCATGGGGCTGCTGAAAGCGATCCCGGACGATCTGTATGAAGCCTCGGCAATGGATGGCGCCGGGCCGTTGCAGAACTTTTTCCGCATCACTTTCCCGCTGTTGATCAAGCCACTGACGCCGCTGATGATCGCCAGTTTTGCCTTTAACTTTAACAACTTCGTGCTGATCCAGTTGCTGACCAACGGCGGGCCGGACCGCATCGGCACCACCACTCCGGCGGGTTATACCGACCTGCTGGTGAGCTACACCTACCGCATCGCCTTTGAAGGCGGCGGCGGTCAGGACTTTGGGCTTGCAGCCGCTATCGCCACGCTGATTTTCCTGCTGGTAGGCGCGCTGGCTATCGTCAACCTGAAAGCCACGCGCATGAAATTCGATTAA
- the malG gene encoding maltose ABC transporter permease MalG, protein MAMVQAKSQKLRLFITHALLLVFIAAIMFPLLMVVAISLREGNFATGSLIPDNISWEHWRLALGFSVEHADGRVTPPPFPVLLWLWNSVKIAAITAVGIVALSTTCAYAFARMRFPGKATLLKGMLIFQMFPAVLSLVALYALFDRLGQYVPFIGLNTHGGVIFAYLGGIALHVWTIKGYFETIDSSLEEAAALDGATPWQAFRLVLLPLSVPILAVVFILSFIAAITEVPVASLLLRDVNSYTLAVGMQQYLNPQNYLWGDFAAAAVLSAIPITLVFLLAQRWLVNGLTAGGVKG, encoded by the coding sequence ATGGCTATGGTGCAGGCAAAATCGCAGAAGCTGCGGCTGTTTATCACCCATGCGTTACTGCTGGTGTTTATTGCCGCCATCATGTTCCCGCTGCTGATGGTGGTCGCCATTTCGCTGCGTGAAGGTAACTTCGCTACCGGCAGCCTGATCCCGGATAACATCTCCTGGGAGCACTGGCGACTGGCGCTGGGTTTTAGCGTCGAGCATGCCGACGGGCGTGTCACTCCGCCGCCGTTCCCGGTGCTGCTGTGGCTGTGGAACTCGGTGAAAATCGCCGCCATTACTGCCGTGGGCATTGTCGCGCTCTCCACTACCTGCGCATACGCGTTCGCCCGTATGCGTTTTCCCGGCAAAGCGACGCTGCTGAAAGGGATGCTGATTTTCCAGATGTTCCCGGCGGTGTTATCGCTGGTGGCGCTGTATGCGTTGTTTGATCGTCTGGGACAGTACGTGCCGTTTATCGGCCTGAATACGCACGGTGGGGTGATCTTTGCTTATCTTGGCGGGATTGCACTGCATGTGTGGACGATTAAGGGCTATTTCGAAACTATCGACAGCTCGCTGGAAGAAGCCGCTGCGCTGGATGGCGCCACGCCGTGGCAGGCGTTTCGCCTGGTGCTGCTGCCGCTGTCGGTGCCGATCCTGGCGGTGGTCTTTATTCTGTCGTTTATCGCGGCCATCACCGAAGTTCCGGTGGCCTCGCTGCTGCTGCGCGATGTCAACAGCTACACGCTGGCGGTCGGCATGCAGCAATACCTCAACCCGCAAAACTATCTGTGGGGCGATTTTGCCGCTGCGGCGGTGCTCTCCGCCATTCCGATTACGCTGGTGTTCCTGCTGGCGCAGCGCTGGCTGGTCAACGGCCTGACCGCAGGCGGAGTAAAAGGTTAA
- the psiE gene encoding phosphate-starvation-inducible protein PsiE, whose product MTSLTRPRAEFVSTILQTVLNLGLLSLGLILIVFLGKETLHLADVLFSPVQTSKYELVEGLVVYFLYFEFIALIVKYFQSGFHFPLRYFIYIGITAIVRLIIVDHQSPMDVLIYSAAILLLVITLWLCNSQRLKRE is encoded by the coding sequence ATGACGTCGCTAACTCGTCCACGCGCTGAGTTTGTTTCTACTATTTTGCAGACCGTGCTGAACCTGGGTCTGCTGAGCCTGGGGCTGATCCTGATTGTTTTTCTGGGTAAAGAGACGCTGCATCTGGCGGATGTACTGTTTTCGCCGGTACAGACCAGCAAGTATGAGCTGGTGGAAGGGCTGGTGGTCTACTTCCTTTATTTTGAATTTATCGCACTGATTGTGAAGTACTTTCAGTCCGGTTTTCATTTCCCGCTGCGCTACTTTATCTATATCGGCATCACCGCGATCGTGCGGTTGATCATCGTCGATCATCAGTCGCCGATGGATGTGCTGATCTACTCTGCGGCGATCCTGCTACTGGTGATCACTCTGTGGTTATGTAACTCCCAACGGCTGAAGCGCGAATAA
- a CDS encoding GNAT family N-acetyltransferase: MLTMRKASVDDAALISEMGFASYMHHFAHLWREQSELQDFLRQEYAVPVLQQSLQDEKSCWFIASDPSPVGFAKVSWHRAVDEHGPVGTLLHKLYFLPGKTGLGYGETLLTEIARVAKSRGETALWLEVLDANPNAHRFYLRQGFTHLKETLFSTPSQQSTLHILCKPL; this comes from the coding sequence ATGCTTACAATGCGTAAAGCATCCGTGGACGACGCGGCGTTAATCAGCGAAATGGGGTTTGCCAGCTACATGCATCACTTTGCTCATCTGTGGCGCGAGCAGAGCGAATTACAGGATTTCCTCCGGCAAGAGTATGCCGTGCCGGTGCTGCAACAGAGCTTACAGGATGAAAAAAGTTGCTGGTTCATTGCCAGCGATCCCTCGCCGGTTGGCTTTGCCAAAGTCTCCTGGCATCGCGCTGTCGATGAACATGGCCCAGTGGGAACGCTGCTGCATAAACTCTATTTTCTGCCGGGCAAAACCGGCCTCGGCTACGGCGAAACGCTGCTGACGGAGATCGCGCGCGTGGCGAAAAGCCGTGGCGAAACCGCGCTCTGGCTGGAGGTACTTGATGCGAATCCCAATGCCCATCGCTTTTATCTCCGCCAGGGATTCACGCACCTGAAAGAGACCTTGTTTAGTACCCCTTCTCAGCAAAGTACACTGCACATTCTCTGTAAACCGCTCTAA
- a CDS encoding acyltransferase, translating into MPTATVRQSAIRNVTCGKNVVIYEPANLYDCILGDNVFVGPFVEIQGHTRIGQGSKIESHSFICEYVTLGERCFIGHGVMFANDMFRDGKPNPDRESWGRIVIGNDVSVGSGATILAVTICDGCVIGAGSVVTKSLHEKGVYAGNPARLLRRL; encoded by the coding sequence ATGCCTACCGCTACCGTGCGCCAGTCCGCCATCCGCAACGTGACCTGCGGCAAGAACGTGGTGATTTACGAACCCGCCAATCTGTATGACTGCATTCTCGGCGACAATGTGTTTGTCGGCCCGTTTGTGGAAATTCAGGGCCATACGCGAATTGGCCAGGGGAGCAAAATTGAGTCGCACAGCTTCATCTGCGAGTACGTGACTCTTGGCGAGCGTTGCTTTATCGGCCATGGCGTGATGTTCGCTAACGACATGTTCCGCGATGGCAAGCCCAATCCCGATCGCGAAAGCTGGGGACGCATTGTGATTGGCAATGATGTTTCTGTCGGTAGCGGCGCCACGATCCTGGCCGTCACCATTTGCGATGGTTGCGTTATCGGCGCGGGCAGCGTGGTAACGAAATCGTTGCACGAGAAAGGGGTCTATGCGGGAAATCCGGCGCGGTTACTGCGGCGACTGTGA
- a CDS encoding YjbH domain-containing protein — protein MKKSFVISLLALGISAACHAESYPDPVGPSQSDFGGVGLLQTPTARMSREGELSFNYRDNNQYRFYSGSIQLFPWLETTLRYTDVRTRKYSSVEAFSGNQTYKDKAFDVKLRLWQEGYWLPEVSLGARDIGGTGLFDGEYLVASKAWGPFDFSLGIGWGYLGTSGNIKNPLCSYDEKYCTRDTSYKQAGSTDTSQMFRGPTALFGGVEYQTPWNPLRLKLEYEGNNYQQDYAGKLPQRSKVNVGAIYRITDWADINLSYERGNTWMFGFTLRNNFNDLRPAYNDAPRPKYQPQPQDAILQHSVVANQLTLLKYNAGFADPQIQVKGDTLYVTGQQVKYRNTQEGIERANRIIMNDLPDGIRTIRVTENSLNMPIVTTETDVASLKRHLEGEPLGQDTELVQKRVTPIVPDSTEQGWYIDKSSFDFHIDPVLNQSFGGPESFYMYQVGVMATADWWWTDHLLTTGSLFANVANNYDKFSYTSSDSALPRVRTRVREYVQNDYYVNNMQANYMHYLGNNFYGQVYAGYLETMFGGAGAEVLWRPVDSHWAFGIDGNYVKQRDWRSPQDMMKFTDYSVKTGHFTAYWTPWFADDVLIKASAGQYLAGDKGVTLDVSKHFDSGVVIGAYATKTNVSAAQYGEGEFTKGVYVSVPLDLFTTGPTRSRAAVGWTPLTRDGGQKLGRKFELYDMTNDKTINFQ, from the coding sequence ATGAAAAAATCGTTTGTAATAAGCCTGTTGGCGCTGGGAATTAGCGCAGCCTGTCACGCAGAATCTTATCCTGATCCGGTGGGGCCATCCCAGTCGGACTTTGGCGGCGTGGGATTGCTGCAAACACCAACCGCACGCATGTCGCGCGAAGGTGAATTGAGTTTTAACTACCGCGATAACAATCAGTACCGTTTCTATTCTGGCTCGATACAACTTTTCCCGTGGCTGGAAACGACGCTACGTTATACCGACGTGCGCACACGCAAATATAGCTCGGTGGAAGCCTTCTCCGGCAATCAGACCTACAAAGATAAAGCCTTCGATGTGAAACTGCGTTTGTGGCAGGAAGGCTACTGGCTACCGGAAGTCTCCCTCGGCGCGCGGGATATCGGCGGGACAGGGCTGTTTGACGGCGAATATCTGGTTGCCAGCAAAGCCTGGGGGCCGTTCGATTTCTCTCTCGGTATTGGCTGGGGTTATCTGGGCACCAGCGGCAATATCAAAAACCCGCTCTGCTCTTATGACGAGAAATACTGTACGCGCGACACCAGCTATAAACAGGCGGGCTCCACCGATACCAGCCAGATGTTTCGCGGCCCGACGGCTCTGTTTGGTGGGGTTGAATATCAGACCCCCTGGAACCCACTGCGTTTAAAACTGGAGTATGAAGGTAACAACTATCAGCAGGATTATGCCGGGAAACTGCCGCAGCGCAGCAAAGTGAACGTTGGCGCGATCTACCGCATTACCGACTGGGCCGACATTAACCTGAGCTATGAGCGCGGCAACACCTGGATGTTTGGTTTTACCCTGCGCAATAATTTCAACGACTTACGTCCCGCTTACAACGATGCGCCGCGGCCGAAGTATCAGCCGCAGCCGCAGGACGCGATCCTGCAACATTCGGTGGTGGCTAATCAGCTTACTCTGTTGAAATATAACGCTGGTTTTGCCGATCCGCAGATCCAGGTGAAAGGCGATACGCTCTATGTGACCGGTCAGCAGGTGAAATACCGTAACACCCAGGAAGGGATTGAGCGGGCAAACCGTATCATCATGAATGACTTGCCGGATGGCATTCGCACCATCCGCGTGACGGAAAATAGCCTTAACATGCCGATCGTCACCACCGAAACGGATGTCGCCAGCCTGAAGCGCCATCTGGAAGGGGAGCCGCTGGGGCAGGATACAGAGCTGGTGCAGAAACGGGTCACGCCAATTGTGCCGGACAGCACAGAGCAGGGCTGGTATATCGATAAATCGTCATTCGATTTCCATATCGATCCGGTGTTGAACCAGTCATTCGGCGGCCCGGAAAGTTTCTACATGTATCAGGTTGGTGTGATGGCAACCGCCGACTGGTGGTGGACCGATCATTTACTGACCACCGGCAGTCTGTTCGCCAACGTGGCTAACAACTACGATAAATTCAGCTATACCTCCAGCGATTCGGCATTGCCGCGCGTGCGTACCCGCGTGCGTGAATATGTGCAAAATGACTACTACGTCAACAACATGCAAGCGAACTACATGCACTACCTGGGGAATAATTTCTATGGTCAGGTGTATGCCGGTTACCTTGAAACCATGTTTGGCGGCGCGGGTGCGGAAGTGCTGTGGCGTCCGGTCGACAGCCACTGGGCGTTCGGTATTGATGGCAACTACGTGAAACAGCGCGACTGGCGCAGCCCGCAGGACATGATGAAGTTCACCGATTACAGCGTGAAAACCGGCCACTTCACCGCGTACTGGACGCCGTGGTTCGCCGACGATGTGCTGATTAAAGCGAGCGCCGGGCAGTATCTGGCAGGGGATAAAGGCGTTACGCTGGATGTCTCGAAACACTTTGATAGCGGCGTGGTCATTGGCGCGTATGCCACGAAGACCAACGTTTCGGCGGCGCAGTACGGGGAAGGGGAGTTCACCAAAGGGGTGTATGTCTCTGTACCGTTGGATTTGTTCACGACCGGCCCGACCCGCAGCCGCGCAGCCGTTGGCTGGACGCCGTTGACGCGTGACGGCGGCCAGAAACTGGGCCGTAAGTTTGAGCTTTATGATATGACCAACGATAAGACGATCAACTTCCAGTAA
- a CDS encoding capsule biosynthesis GfcC D2 domain-containing protein, with translation MTMRTFLLLLASLASPLALATGTVNVYVAGDSKPKTLSNAARLSDLVGQPRLADSWWPGAVVSERHATQAEQARHQVLLTRLSTLAADESGNTAAAINSLRQQLQAVKVTGRQIVNLDPDYVRTHRLANRPLEGEYSLWVGPQPATITVVGLISSPGKKPFTPGRDVVSYLDDMSLLSGAERSYAWVIYPTGQTQKVPVAYWNRRHVEPMPGSVIFVGFAPGLWSNEYDELNADILQSLTHRIPE, from the coding sequence ATGACGATGCGCACTTTTCTTCTGTTATTAGCCAGCCTCGCTTCTCCGCTCGCGCTGGCCACCGGGACGGTGAATGTCTACGTCGCTGGCGACAGCAAACCGAAAACGTTATCCAACGCTGCGCGTTTGAGCGATCTGGTCGGGCAACCCCGGCTTGCGGATAGCTGGTGGCCCGGTGCCGTGGTCAGTGAACGTCACGCCACGCAGGCGGAGCAGGCCCGGCATCAGGTGTTGTTAACGCGCCTGAGCACGCTTGCTGCTGACGAAAGCGGTAACACTGCCGCTGCCATCAATTCACTGCGCCAGCAGTTGCAGGCGGTGAAAGTGACCGGCAGGCAGATAGTCAATCTTGACCCGGATTACGTTCGTACGCACCGGCTGGCGAACCGTCCGCTGGAGGGTGAATACTCGCTGTGGGTGGGGCCGCAACCGGCCACGATTACCGTGGTAGGGCTGATTAGCAGCCCAGGGAAAAAACCGTTTACACCAGGCAGGGATGTGGTGAGTTACCTGGATGATATGAGCCTGCTCAGCGGCGCGGAACGCAGCTATGCGTGGGTGATTTACCCCACCGGTCAGACACAAAAAGTGCCGGTTGCTTATTGGAACCGCCGCCACGTAGAGCCGATGCCCGGCAGCGTGATTTTCGTTGGCTTCGCTCCGGGGTTGTGGAGCAACGAATATGACGAACTGAATGCCGACATCCTTCAGTCACTGACGCATCGGATACCGGAATAA